The DNA segment TGCCCGGGACGACCGGAAACCTCGAACACTTCGTCCACCTGACCGGGAGCTGACCAAGCTTCCACCGATGCCGTGCTCCGACGTACCCCTCGGTCGGACGAGGCCGAGGACGCAAGACGGGATCACCAGCCTGTCGAAGCACCGGCGAGCGGCTGCTCACGGACGGTGGCTGCTCACGGGCGGAGGTCAGGTCCGCGGTTCGTCCTGTTCGGCGATCTGCTGCTCCAGGTCGCTCAGTTCCCCCTCCTGCATGTCGTCGGGGTCACCGCGGAGTCCGCCGCTGTTGGCGTACTCCTCCTCCGGCGACAGGACCAGCCGATGGCGCCCGTAGACGGCGAACACGGCGAAGATCAACACATAGATCACGATGATCGCGATGATCGCCGGGCGGAACGTCTCGTTCAGCAGGAACCCGACGAAGACGAATGCGGCGATCACCGCTGCCGAGGCGGCACCGAACCGTCCCATCGGCGAACGGTACGGGCGCTTGGCGTCGGGGAACTTCTTGCGCAGCAGCAGGAACGAGACCATCTGCATGAAGTAGGCCAGCACCGCACCCCAGACCGCGATGTTCAACACGATCGCACCGGCCGGGCTGGAGTCACCACCGCTGGCCTGCACGATCACCAGCGCCAGGAAACCGATCACCGCTCCGACCAGCAGCGCCACCCACGGCGTCTGCCGCTTGCCGGTCAGGGACAGGAAGCGCGGGTAGTAACCGGCCCGCGACAGCGAGTACATGTTCCGGCCGTAGGCGAACATGATGCCCATCAGCGAGGCGAACAGGCCGACCAGTGCGAGCAGCGAGAAGACCGCCGCGGCCTGATCGCCGACGATCGCGGCGAATCCCTCCAACAACGGCTCGGTGGAGACACCGGTCGCCTCCGAACCGAGCACACCGGTGTTCAGGAAGAGCACGATCAGTCCGGTGACGATCAAGGTTCCGCGGGCCCACAGACCGGCCCGCGGGATGTCCTTGGTCGGGTTGCGCGACTCCTCGG comes from the Naumannella halotolerans genome and includes:
- a CDS encoding amino acid permease, yielding MAESSRTQGVTYTTADTEYFKNRQLKRSAGVWGLWGLAVAAVISGDFSGWNFGIDFAGFGGMLIAFVILVVMYYGLTFSIGEMAAAMPHTGGAYSFARSAMGPWGGLATGLAETVEYVATTAVVVYFSASYADGITSTLLGVSLPAPVWWALLYAVFIALNAAGANVSFTFAIVVSVISIGILVVFGVMALASGAFSWASLWDIEVDAAAVGSSSFLPHGVFPILFALPFAMWFFLGIEELPLAAEESRNPTKDIPRAGLWARGTLIVTGLIVLFLNTGVLGSEATGVSTEPLLEGFAAIVGDQAAAVFSLLALVGLFASLMGIMFAYGRNMYSLSRAGYYPRFLSLTGKRQTPWVALLVGAVIGFLALVIVQASGGDSSPAGAIVLNIAVWGAVLAYFMQMVSFLLLRKKFPDAKRPYRSPMGRFGAASAAVIAAFVFVGFLLNETFRPAIIAIIVIYVLIFAVFAVYGRHRLVLSPEEEYANSGGLRGDPDDMQEGELSDLEQQIAEQDEPRT